A window of Pseudoliparis swirei isolate HS2019 ecotype Mariana Trench chromosome 13, NWPU_hadal_v1, whole genome shotgun sequence genomic DNA:
aattattgacattttttttttttgcttcatatttcatgacttttcctaatttattggggacaactgggaaaacataacattcacatgatgatatgttttcactgtcctttacaatttgaccccaggctgtttttcactgtgtaaaacatataagaaatatcaacttttttatttatttaaagtgctatttaggtagtcaacaaacaaacataaagtgacacttaaacttgggaaacaatattaattctaataattttctgtaggttttaattgctggggtcaaattgaccccaggggtaaaagatgttcgtacatttgaaggtaacaggagggtaaaaCATGTGGTCTTCTAGGAGGTCTGCGCTTTGAGCTAACGGTGTGTGATCTTCATTGTGTCTGGCAGGTTCAGCTTTTTAAGTGTGTGTCAATGCCCCTTTTTCATTTAAAGCTGGGCTGGGAGTAAATACTTGGTTTTGTCGCTGATAAAATAAACTTTTCAAGGCAAACTGAGATTTTGTCTGTTATTTCCtccaaaaataaagaatatattcaAGGGTAAACCACACAGTTATTCCTGAACCGCTGTCGTTCAGTCGATCTCTCTCTGGTAAACGCGTGGGCGTTGGCGTAGACTCCAGGTTGTTTAGAGGACTTTGCTTTGTTTATTTTGAGCTTCCTGAAACTGAGCTGGAGTGAATATTAAATAACAACTTTCTAGTTTACCGGAATCAAGACAGACTGTGGAACTATTTGTGCAAGAATCAAGAGGATAACCGGAGGCTTTATGTTGCTtattggtaaaaaaagaaaaagacaacaacttTATACACATTCCTCATTATCAAAGAGTCATTCGTTTGTTTTTGAACACACGTTTAATATTTTTTCCTCGGTAAAGATTTTCCATTGTACTTGTGAGATTATGTGGAGAAAAGCACACAAGTTAAAACATGAAAACTTGTGAGGTAACATGTCCCAAAGTTTGTCTGAGTCAGAGATCTCATTTCTACTTTAGGGAAAGTGTGTTATTGACACAACAGAACGACGACAGAGTCAGTGGCAGCATGTCAGAAACGCTCATGCACATTATGGACGCATTATGAAGCTAAATGACGAGCGATCCAGGCAACAAATCTGCCGACGTTGGCGTAAACTCCGGGCTTGTACTTCTTGCCGCAGCCGTCGCCCCAACTCACAACACCGACGACATAGTGGGTCCCGTTACGCTCACACACCAGAGGGCCCCCGGAGTCCCCCTGCAGGGACGGAGAGGAGGCGTTACCTCGGGAATACAGTTACAAGAATGTATCATAGAGATACATGAGGAATGGCATCTCACACACCTGGCAGGAGTCGACGCCTCCTCTCAAGTTGCCTGCACAGAGCATGGTGTCGTCCAGATCGCCTCCGTAGACGTGGGGAGCTCTACATTTCTCCTGCGAGATCAGGAGGACCCGAGCATCCAGCAGACGGTCCGTCCCGAACTTCTCTGAGAGAAGACGGAGAGTCGCATCAAACAGACTGTAGACGTTCAAATGCATTTCTGCTTGTTGTTTGCAGCAGTTGTATTTGTGAAGTGCTTCATTTTGAACATCATGAATGTGGACAAATACTACCGGGTCTGGATGAACGTTTTCCTTTTATAATCACGTTATTCACTTTTGTGATCAAAACTAAATCATTAAATAATAGTGGTTCTTTACTGAAGGAAAACTTCATGAATAACGTATGAATAATATAGAACTTGAAACCTAAAATGAACAAGCAGATATAGGTGACCCTGTTTTGCTTGGGGGTGGGGctggggcgggtggggctgggACGTGGGGGGTAGATAGGatcatataaatgtaaatataatatataataaataataatataaaaatataataggATCACCAGATGTAAAGAAAACAGAaaccagaagaaaaacaatcaccAGCAGGGACAATGAGGAAAGTCCAAAGCATCCCGAATCACTTCAGCTGGTCATTCAGAAGGGCACTGATATTATGTATAGATGTGAAAAGCACACTTTCAGCGTAACATCTTGAGGAAAATAGCAGAGAAGCACATTATCATGCAATGAAACCATATCGTCCTTGTTTTTCTCCTGATTTCTGTCCATCCTTCTTGTTATTATTCCTCTCTTTGTATCTTTTTGGACATTTCTCCTTCCCCTTGAGCCGCGCGTTACTCAACTCTCCATCTGTGACTCTTTCTCTTGCTTCATGTTTTTTCATTCTTCTCAAAATCAAATATACTTCAAGTAATTTTATACCAACAACCAATTTTCCAAAGCTGACCAGATGACCTCCAGCTGATCAATATGCCGTGACGGTTCGGTCCGATCCTTACGTGTTTCAGTCACTCCCCACCCCGACACCACACACTCCGTCCCGCTGCTGAAGGCCTGGCTCGGCAGGCAGGCGGACTTCACGAAGCGGGTCTCCTTGGCGCAGTGCGGACGGTCCAGGACCTTCAGCTGGAGCAAGGCTGCCCAGGAGGAGCCCGAAGCAAAGCGCGGCGCGTTACTACACCTGTACATTTCACTTCACACAGCTACATTCATTAATTACAGGTGTCGATGCAACTATATGTGCAGCTCACCGACGTCGTTCTGAAGAGCGGCGGGGGTCTGCTTGTAGTTCTCATGCACGATGGCCTTCGCCACAGGAATGACCTGATCGAATATTTCCTCCTTCTCGATGTCCACTCCTCCCAGCACCACCTGCATTTCCACTCCGCTTCCACTGGGCACACACCGAAAGGTCAAGCgtgtgaacacattcacatgtgaAACTGCTTCTGTGCACCACATCAAGGCTGGAGCTCACATGCAGTGAGCAGCGGTCAGAACCCAGCAGGACTGGAGGAGGATGCCTCCACAGATGTGGCGGAAGGGCCCCGAGGAGCCTTTGGTTCTGGTCTGCAGGGAAGCCTGCCAAGGATGAGCCCCGGGGAGAGACTTCTTCCCTCCGAAGATCCTGGACATGCGGCTGGGCTGCGGCCTCCCGCACTGGGAGAACTGGGCCGGCGCCGGCGCCGGAGTCGGATCGGTTTCACCAATGATGGGCGGGGTGGCTGGAGCTGGGAGGACGAGAATCCAATCTGAGGATGTGGAGGCCAGgacctttctgtgtgtgtgtgtgtgtgtgtgtgtgattgtgttggtttgtgtgtgtgtgtattcaagattcaagattcaagattcaagatgttttatttgtcacatacacacacagggtgtgcagtgaaatgaaagtggcaatgctcagcaggaatgtgcaagggcaacaagtacacactatttacaaataaaaaacaacacaatatttacagtatgtgagattgtgtttgtttgtgtgtgtttgtgtgtgtgtgtgtgtttgtgtgtgtgattgtgtttgtttgtttgtgtgtgtttgtgtgtgtgtgtgtgtgtgattgtgtttgtttgtttgtgtgtgtgattgtgtgtgtgtgtgtgtgtgtgattgtgtttgtgtgtgtgtgattgtgtttgtttgtgtgtattatatgtttatatgtatatatatgtaattatatttatatgtgtatatttatatttatatttatatatatgtaattatatgtgattatattattatttgtgtatatttattattgtgtatttatatgtatatatattgtaattatattatgtatgtatgtgtgattgtatttatatttatatgtgtatgtgaattatatttatatttattgtgtttatttgtatatatgtgatttatttatatttatgtgtaattatatttatttattttatatgtatgtgtgtaattatatttatttattgtatatatgtgtatttatgtatttatatgtgtgtgtgattgttttttatatatttatgtgtgtgtgattgtgtgtgtgtgtgtgtgattatattgtgtgtgtgtgtgtgtgtatttatatgattatgtttatttgtgtatatgtatatatatttattttatgtgtgtgtgattgtgtttgtgtgtgtgtgattgtgtttgtttgtgtgattatgtttgtttttgtgtgattgtgtttgtttgtgtgtgtgtgtgtgtgtgtgtgtgtgtgtgtgtgtgtgtgtgtgtgtgtgtgtgtgttttacctgcAGTACATTTCCTAACTTTACAATAGTCCCACTTCAGTTTgccattgtttttaataaagcaCCATGGCTGATCATCTCCATCAGGGTTCCTTGAATATAGAGATGTTAAAACTATTATTTAAGCTCTATAGCATCACAGTTATACttacaaaaaatatttatattacagCCTATTACTTGCTCGGTAAATAATTTATAAAGACTTGCCGTAATCAACCAGATACTGACCTTTTGAAAGCGTGCCTGGAGTTACTAAGAAAGCTTTTCACAATATTTACAGAACATTTACGGACAGACAGTATGTCAACACATTGTGCAATATGTACACAACTCCTCACCGGCAGTAATCGTGCGGTCCAATTCCATCAAAGCCGGCGTAATCGACAAAGGGTTCTCCCCCGTTCTGCCGGATGAAATTGGAATTCCAGTCAAGACACTCTACCTCT
This region includes:
- the habp2 gene encoding hyaluronan-binding protein 2 — protein: MARFHIHAVCFVALLFQTCALSALAWDWPGFTETDDTGDFEYYYDYTTDSPAEDYDSTFNDWLYELMDIADHCDPNPCLNSGSCGHTANGSFRCVCPEPYTGKKCQTVKDLCKSVNCGRGTCVVTPTAPFSECKCKHPYKPPNCTKASLCRPNPCQNGGSCLKGLKRFQCSCRPGFSGKLCEVGLKDCYHGDGESYRGMESVTVKEVECLDWNSNFIRQNGGEPFVDYAGFDGIGPHDYCRNPDGDDQPWCFIKNNGKLKWDYCKVRKCTAAPATPPIIGETDPTPAPAPAQFSQCGRPQPSRMSRIFGGKKSLPGAHPWQASLQTRTKGSSGPFRHICGGILLQSCWVLTAAHCIGSGVEMQVVLGGVDIEKEEIFDQVIPVAKAIVHENYKQTPAALQNDVALLQLKVLDRPHCAKETRFVKSACLPSQAFSSGTECVVSGWGVTETQKFGTDRLLDARVLLISQEKCRAPHVYGGDLDDTMLCAGNLRGGVDSCQGDSGGPLVCERNGTHYVVGVVSWGDGCGKKYKPGVYANVGRFVAWIARHLAS